One window from the genome of Molothrus ater isolate BHLD 08-10-18 breed brown headed cowbird chromosome 5, BPBGC_Mater_1.1, whole genome shotgun sequence encodes:
- the LOC118700514 gene encoding protein mono-ADP-ribosyltransferase PARP12-like isoform X1, with product MEYVWYWLDDSNQWIEYGKEHPDHATATVTSAFLENEYQADKNGIIFFRAGSQQYQLDFADMVQTNVLFKTQRSVTRLPKESQDGQDGSQNMTLSHPVYPPQWDQTALPDIGYKLIQLSTDSQEYIKIKRLFEKTMKGYCINKLQRIQNPTLWDIFQWQKEKMKKLHKLKGVNERLLFHGTSPSHVSAICEQNFDWRLCGTHGTMYGKGSYFARDASYSHEYCSSLGGRYHMFVAQVLAGDFVRGNPEYCRPPPRDKNSNRLYDSCVDDPTDPSIFVIFEKQQIYPAYILEYSLETSCVVL from the exons ATGGAGTATGTCTGGTATTGGCTCGATGATTCCAACCAGTGGATTGAATATGGGAAAGAG CACCCAGATCACGCCACTGCCACTGTAACATCTGCATTTCTGGAGAATGAATATCAAGCTGACAAGAATGGTATTATTTTCTTCAGGGCTGGTTCTCAGCAGTATCAGCTAGACTTTGCAG acaTGGTCCAAACAAATGTGCTCTTTAAAACTCAAAGAAGTGTTACTCGACTGCCTAAAGAATCTCAAGATGGACAAGATGGAAG CCAAAACATGACTCTATCACATCCTGTCTATCCTCCACAGTGGGACCAAACTGCACTGCCTGATATTGGGTACAAG ttgaTACAGCTCAGCACTGATTCCcaagaatatataaaaatcaaGAGGCTGTTTGAGAAGACAATGAAAGGTTACTGCATCAACAAACTGCAGAGGATTCAGAACCCAACACTTTGGGACATCTTTCAGTG gcaaaaagaaaagatgaagaagCTCCATAAATTGAAAGGGGTGAACGAGAGGCTCCTGTTCCATGGCACAAGTCCATCCCATGTGTCTGCCATCTGTGAGCAGAACTTTGACTGGAGACTCTGTGGGACTCATGGGACAATGTATGGAAAAG GAAGCTACTTTGCCAGAGATGCCAGCTATTCCCATGAGTACTGCTCCTCTCTCGGTGGGCGCTACCACATGTTCGTAGCTCAGGTTCTTGCTGGAGACTTTGTGCGGGGGAACCCTGAGTACTGCCGCCCTCCACCCAGAGACAAAAACTCAAACAGACTTTATGACAGCTGCGTGGATGACCCCACAGACCCTTCCATCTTTGTCATCTTTGAGAAGCAACAAATTTACCCTGCCTATATCTTGGAGTACAGCCTTGAGACCAGCTGTGTGGTCCTGTAA
- the LOC118700514 gene encoding protein mono-ADP-ribosyltransferase PARP12-like isoform X2 encodes MKESAVSRIECRAETLLHPDHATATVTSAFLENEYQADKNGIIFFRAGSQQYQLDFADMVQTNVLFKTQRSVTRLPKESQDGQDGSQNMTLSHPVYPPQWDQTALPDIGYKLIQLSTDSQEYIKIKRLFEKTMKGYCINKLQRIQNPTLWDIFQWQKEKMKKLHKLKGVNERLLFHGTSPSHVSAICEQNFDWRLCGTHGTMYGKGSYFARDASYSHEYCSSLGGRYHMFVAQVLAGDFVRGNPEYCRPPPRDKNSNRLYDSCVDDPTDPSIFVIFEKQQIYPAYILEYSLETSCVVL; translated from the exons ATGAAAGAAA GTGCTGTGTCTAGGATAGAGTGCAGAGCGGAGACTTTGCTG CACCCAGATCACGCCACTGCCACTGTAACATCTGCATTTCTGGAGAATGAATATCAAGCTGACAAGAATGGTATTATTTTCTTCAGGGCTGGTTCTCAGCAGTATCAGCTAGACTTTGCAG acaTGGTCCAAACAAATGTGCTCTTTAAAACTCAAAGAAGTGTTACTCGACTGCCTAAAGAATCTCAAGATGGACAAGATGGAAG CCAAAACATGACTCTATCACATCCTGTCTATCCTCCACAGTGGGACCAAACTGCACTGCCTGATATTGGGTACAAG ttgaTACAGCTCAGCACTGATTCCcaagaatatataaaaatcaaGAGGCTGTTTGAGAAGACAATGAAAGGTTACTGCATCAACAAACTGCAGAGGATTCAGAACCCAACACTTTGGGACATCTTTCAGTG gcaaaaagaaaagatgaagaagCTCCATAAATTGAAAGGGGTGAACGAGAGGCTCCTGTTCCATGGCACAAGTCCATCCCATGTGTCTGCCATCTGTGAGCAGAACTTTGACTGGAGACTCTGTGGGACTCATGGGACAATGTATGGAAAAG GAAGCTACTTTGCCAGAGATGCCAGCTATTCCCATGAGTACTGCTCCTCTCTCGGTGGGCGCTACCACATGTTCGTAGCTCAGGTTCTTGCTGGAGACTTTGTGCGGGGGAACCCTGAGTACTGCCGCCCTCCACCCAGAGACAAAAACTCAAACAGACTTTATGACAGCTGCGTGGATGACCCCACAGACCCTTCCATCTTTGTCATCTTTGAGAAGCAACAAATTTACCCTGCCTATATCTTGGAGTACAGCCTTGAGACCAGCTGTGTGGTCCTGTAA